Proteins co-encoded in one Paracoccus aestuarii genomic window:
- a CDS encoding IS3 family transposase (programmed frameshift) gives MRKSRFTEAQIIGMIKEQEAGMPTAEVCRRHGLSPATFYKLKAKYGGMEVSEAARLKALEDENAKLKRLLADTMLDNVVLKDLPGKELTTLTKRRDAALRAMRDHDISRRRACRLIGVDPKTIRRERPPDCPEIRKEMQEIAGKRRRFGYRRIGVLLERKGMSMNHKKLYRIYREEGLSVKRRRGRKRARGTRTPMPSAAGVNARWSLDFVSDSFGASRKFRILAVIDNCTRECLCLVADTSLSGARVARELSALIRVYGKPGCIVSDNGTEFTSRAILKWADENEVPWHYIDPGKPQQNAFIESFNGSLRDELLNEEIFDSLEDARRKLALWRYDYNTVRPHSSLANQTPQQARRTLEQFEGSASGALAQDGEPEYPNPTCRLSL, from the exons ATGCGTAAGAGCCGTTTCACCGAGGCGCAGATAATCGGGATGATCAAGGAGCAAGAGGCCGGGATGCCGACGGCCGAGGTGTGCCGCAGGCACGGCTTGAGCCCGGCGACGTTCTACAAGCTGAAGGCAAAGTATGGCGGGATGGAAGTGTCCGAGGCTGCCAGGCTGAAGGCGCTCGAGGACGAGAATGCCAAGCTGAAGCGCCTGCTGGCGGACACCATGCTGGACAACGTGGTGTTGAAAGATCTGC CTGGGAAAGAACTGACGACATTGACGAAGCGGCGAGACGCTGCGCTCAGGGCGATGCGGGATCATGACATCTCGCGGCGCCGGGCCTGCAGGCTGATCGGTGTCGACCCCAAGACTATTCGGCGCGAACGCCCGCCGGATTGCCCCGAGATCCGTAAGGAGATGCAGGAGATCGCCGGCAAGCGGCGTCGGTTCGGCTACCGCCGGATCGGCGTGCTGCTGGAGCGCAAGGGCATGAGCATGAACCACAAGAAGCTCTACCGGATATATCGAGAGGAAGGGCTGTCCGTGAAAAGGCGGCGCGGTCGCAAGCGAGCGCGTGGCACAAGGACACCGATGCCGTCAGCCGCGGGCGTCAATGCGCGCTGGTCATTGGACTTCGTGTCCGACAGCTTCGGCGCGTCGCGGAAGTTTCGGATTCTGGCGGTGATCGACAATTGCACACGGGAGTGCCTGTGCCTTGTCGCGGACACCAGCCTGTCAGGGGCGCGTGTCGCCCGAGAGCTGAGCGCACTGATCAGGGTCTACGGCAAACCCGGCTGCATCGTCAGCGACAACGGCACAGAGTTCACCAGTCGGGCAATCCTGAAATGGGCCGACGAAAACGAGGTGCCGTGGCACTACATCGATCCCGGGAAACCGCAGCAGAATGCATTCATCGAAAGCTTCAACGGCAGCCTGCGGGACGAGCTGCTCAACGAGGAAATCTTCGACAGCCTGGAGGACGCACGGCGAAAGCTGGCCCTCTGGCGCTACGACTACAACACGGTCCGGCCGCATTCGTCCCTGGCTAACCAGACACCGCAGCAAGCGCGCCGGACGCTTGAGCAATTTGAGGGCTCCGCGTCCGGCGCGCTTGCGCAAGACGGGGAACCGGAATACCCAAATCCAACCTGCAGACTCTCGTTATGA